One Tunturibacter gelidoferens genomic region harbors:
- a CDS encoding STAS domain-containing protein, whose product MAEFSTKVKMEQVKCASGDPITVLRFAGDITSSSEPAVLGTYGGLSPETSKRILLDFSKVEYLNSSGIALIIQLLYAASQKGQTVQTFGLTPHFQKVFTMVGITKYTKLYPDEAAACAGFE is encoded by the coding sequence ATGGCGGAGTTTAGTACGAAGGTCAAAATGGAGCAGGTTAAATGCGCTTCGGGCGATCCAATCACAGTGCTGCGTTTCGCCGGCGATATTACGAGTTCCTCAGAGCCCGCGGTACTGGGCACCTATGGAGGGCTGTCACCCGAGACATCCAAGCGCATCCTGCTCGACTTTTCCAAGGTGGAGTATCTCAACTCCAGCGGGATCGCACTGATCATTCAACTGCTCTACGCCGCCAGCCAGAAAGGCCAAACCGTGCAGACGTTCGGCCTTACACCACACTTCCAAAAGGTCTTCACGATGGTGGGCATTACCAAGTACACCAAACTCTATCCGGATGAAGCCGCCGCCTGTGCAGGCTTCGAATAA
- a CDS encoding ATP-binding protein, which translates to MSGNNVNSIELRLPSRLGFEKIAMSTASSVAKLMGFAPDRVEDLKTAVAEACINAMEHGNKLDESLIVGVILSMDETSLEVKVLDTGTGPPSGVHAPDMDKKMHGEEASRGMGMFLIQSLVDEAEWVSAPLTGSYARLVIRLRKTED; encoded by the coding sequence GTGAGCGGTAATAACGTGAACAGTATCGAACTGCGTCTTCCTTCGCGTCTCGGCTTTGAAAAGATTGCAATGAGTACCGCCTCCAGCGTTGCGAAACTGATGGGGTTCGCTCCGGACCGGGTGGAAGACCTTAAGACCGCGGTTGCCGAAGCCTGCATCAATGCGATGGAGCATGGGAACAAACTCGACGAATCTTTGATTGTGGGCGTTATTCTCTCCATGGATGAGACTTCGCTGGAAGTGAAGGTCCTCGACACCGGTACCGGACCTCCGAGCGGCGTTCACGCCCCGGATATGGATAAGAAGATGCATGGAGAAGAGGCCAGTCGCGGTATGGGAATGTTTCTCATTCAATCTCTGGTAGATGAGGCAGAATGGGTCAGTGCGCCTCTCACTGGAAGCTACGCGCGACTCGTCATACGCTTAAGGAAAACAGAGGATTGA
- a CDS encoding PP2C family protein-serine/threonine phosphatase — translation MEIESSLHLQQQIARLQALLDTTHRIHSTIELDSVLRSVLQITVRELEMAGAFFTAFPFSYGEIPPRFLLHPPSSDPRRGCYRFPLLDRHGAVLTEMVVITREGAPLSLYEQDFLEHLATQAAVAIENARYHEQTLDMERVKQDLSCARDIQRSLLPQTFPNISGYSIAGRSQTCYEVGGDYLDLIELSSGELMIVVADVAGKGLASALVGSSFRAALRAIANSEMPLADMATHLNYLHYKEGEESRRRYVTAMFLRLDPKTHTVEVVNAGHNPAFLLNGRDTPELIEASGTPVGMLPFSSYSAEKYVLSDKAKLLIYTDGMTEVFKGDEEFGQDRLMEAFRTCRLSDATGTLNSIWQTLDAFSNQENQSDDMTALVIGRKP, via the coding sequence ATGGAAATCGAAAGCAGTCTCCATCTGCAACAGCAAATCGCTCGGCTACAGGCACTGCTCGACACGACCCATAGAATTCACAGCACCATCGAGTTGGACAGTGTACTGCGCAGCGTCCTGCAGATCACCGTGCGCGAACTCGAGATGGCGGGTGCGTTCTTCACGGCCTTTCCCTTTTCGTACGGAGAGATCCCCCCACGGTTCCTGTTACATCCTCCGTCTTCCGATCCGAGGCGTGGTTGTTACCGCTTCCCCCTGCTGGACCGCCACGGCGCTGTTCTCACCGAAATGGTCGTTATCACGCGGGAGGGCGCGCCGCTCTCCCTCTACGAACAGGACTTTCTAGAGCATCTTGCGACCCAGGCCGCAGTCGCCATTGAAAACGCTCGCTATCACGAGCAAACCCTGGACATGGAGCGAGTAAAGCAGGATCTCTCCTGTGCTCGGGACATCCAGAGAAGTCTCCTTCCCCAGACCTTTCCCAATATCTCGGGTTACAGTATTGCGGGCCGCTCGCAGACCTGCTACGAAGTCGGGGGCGACTACCTTGATCTCATTGAACTTTCATCGGGAGAACTGATGATCGTCGTAGCTGACGTCGCAGGCAAAGGCCTGGCCTCGGCTCTGGTTGGCAGCTCGTTTCGTGCGGCACTGCGGGCCATTGCAAACTCAGAGATGCCGCTCGCCGACATGGCGACCCACCTGAACTACCTTCATTACAAAGAGGGTGAAGAGTCGCGCCGCCGTTATGTCACGGCCATGTTTCTGAGACTCGATCCAAAGACGCATACTGTCGAAGTAGTAAACGCCGGGCACAATCCGGCTTTTCTCCTCAACGGCAGAGATACGCCCGAGTTGATTGAAGCCAGTGGCACGCCCGTAGGGATGTTGCCTTTCTCTAGCTACTCTGCAGAAAAATATGTACTGTCCGACAAGGCGAAGCTGCTAATCTACACCGACGGAATGACTGAGGTGTTTAAAGGTGACGAAGAATTCGGTCAGGATCGCCTCATGGAGGCATTCCGCACCTGCCGCCTCTCGGACGCGACTGGAACACTGAACTCGATCTGGCAGACTTTGGATGCTTTCTCCAATCAGGAAAACCAATCAGACGATATGACCGCACTCGTAATTGGACGGAAGCCGTAG
- the rfbB gene encoding dTDP-glucose 4,6-dehydratase, with amino-acid sequence MRLAVKTEEIACSDSILVTGGAGFIGSNFVLDWLGAGHGPIVNLDKLTYAGNPENLASVEHSPAYNFVQGDICDAELVASLLQKYRPRAVIHFAAESHVDRSIVGPEAFLRTNIDGTFTLLQAARAYFEALATADRERFRFLHVSTDEVYGTLTPEAPAFHEETPYAPNSPYAASKAASDHLVRAWVHTYGLPAIITNCSNNYGPYQFPEKLIPLMISNALQGKSLPVYGDGQQVRDWLYVGDHASALRTVLERGRVGETYNIGGGNQRSNLEVVTTVCALLDELVPQSKFTPHLQLLKYVTDRPGHDRRYAIDARKLEGELGWRAQESFETGLRKTVEWYLGNKSWVEHVTSGAYQQWMKQNYSGRGEKVALGEGRSMTQAGEGTR; translated from the coding sequence ATGAGATTAGCAGTGAAGACAGAAGAGATCGCATGCAGCGATTCCATTCTGGTGACCGGCGGAGCCGGCTTTATAGGGAGCAACTTCGTGCTGGACTGGTTGGGTGCCGGCCATGGACCAATCGTCAATCTGGATAAGTTGACCTACGCCGGCAATCCGGAGAATCTGGCGTCTGTTGAGCACAGCCCGGCCTACAACTTTGTGCAGGGTGATATCTGTGATGCGGAGTTGGTGGCCAGCTTGCTGCAAAAATACCGCCCGCGAGCGGTGATTCATTTTGCCGCGGAGAGCCATGTTGACCGTTCGATAGTGGGGCCCGAAGCGTTTCTGCGAACCAACATCGATGGCACCTTTACCTTGCTGCAAGCGGCCCGCGCATACTTCGAGGCGTTGGCAACTGCAGATCGGGAGAGGTTTCGCTTTCTGCACGTTTCGACCGATGAGGTGTATGGCACGCTGACACCGGAAGCGCCGGCCTTCCATGAGGAGACGCCTTATGCTCCCAACAGTCCATATGCAGCGTCGAAGGCAGCGTCAGACCATCTGGTGAGGGCGTGGGTGCATACGTACGGCTTGCCGGCCATTATCACGAACTGCTCCAATAACTATGGGCCGTATCAGTTTCCGGAGAAACTGATTCCGCTGATGATTTCGAATGCTCTGCAGGGCAAGTCGCTGCCTGTATATGGAGATGGGCAGCAGGTAAGAGACTGGCTGTATGTTGGAGATCACGCGAGTGCGTTGCGCACTGTCTTAGAGCGGGGCCGAGTTGGCGAGACCTACAACATCGGCGGCGGCAATCAGCGGAGCAATCTCGAAGTGGTAACGACTGTGTGCGCGCTGCTGGATGAACTGGTACCGCAATCAAAGTTCACGCCGCATTTGCAACTGCTGAAATATGTAACCGATCGACCTGGGCATGATCGGCGGTATGCCATCGATGCGCGCAAGCTGGAGGGTGAGCTCGGCTGGCGAGCACAGGAGAGCTTTGAGACGGGGCTAAGGAAGACAGTGGAGTGGTATCTGGGAAACAAATCGTGGGTGGAGCATGTGACCAGTGGGGCGTATCAACAGTGGATGAAGCAGAACTACTCTGGGCGGGGAGAAAAAGTTGCTCTTGGTGAAGGTCGCTCAATGACCCAAGCTGGCGAGGGAACTCGATGA
- the rfbA gene encoding glucose-1-phosphate thymidylyltransferase RfbA has translation MKGIILAGGSGTRLHPVTQTVSKQLLPVYDKPMIYYPLSALLLAGIREILVISTPEDTPRFEQLLGSGEQWGITLHYAVQPSPDGLAQAFLIGKEFLAGEGCCLVLGDNIFYGHDFAKTLREAAAGGPGATVFAYPVLDPERYGVVEFDEHRRAISIEEKPLKPKSRYAVTGIYFYDAQVVGVAEGLKPSPRGELEITDVNRWYLEHGQLRTQVLGRGIAWLDTGTHDSLLEAATFIHTIEKRQGLKVACPEEIVYRLGYINAEQLRTLASKIAKSTYGQYLLRVLEERVY, from the coding sequence ATGAAGGGGATTATTCTCGCGGGCGGCTCAGGAACAAGACTGCATCCCGTGACGCAGACCGTTTCAAAGCAGTTGCTGCCAGTCTACGACAAACCGATGATCTACTACCCACTGTCGGCCTTGCTGCTGGCGGGTATTCGCGAGATTCTTGTGATATCAACGCCCGAGGACACGCCGCGGTTCGAGCAACTGCTGGGAAGCGGAGAGCAGTGGGGCATTACGCTGCATTATGCCGTACAACCTTCACCGGATGGCTTGGCACAGGCGTTTTTGATTGGAAAAGAGTTTCTCGCCGGAGAAGGTTGTTGCCTGGTGCTGGGGGACAATATCTTCTACGGACATGACTTCGCGAAGACATTGCGAGAGGCTGCTGCGGGCGGCCCAGGCGCGACAGTGTTCGCTTATCCGGTCCTTGACCCGGAGCGGTATGGAGTGGTGGAGTTTGACGAGCATCGACGAGCGATCTCGATTGAAGAGAAGCCGCTAAAGCCGAAATCACGCTACGCCGTGACGGGTATCTACTTTTATGACGCGCAGGTCGTCGGAGTTGCTGAGGGGCTCAAACCGTCACCCCGCGGTGAACTGGAGATTACCGATGTAAATCGTTGGTATCTCGAGCACGGGCAGTTGCGGACGCAGGTGCTTGGACGCGGAATCGCTTGGCTCGATACCGGGACACACGATTCTCTCCTGGAAGCGGCTACGTTCATCCATACGATTGAGAAACGGCAGGGCCTGAAGGTGGCCTGCCCTGAAGAGATTGTGTACCGGCTCGGTTACATAAACGCCGAGCAGTTGCGAACACTAGCATCGAAGATCGCGAAGAGCACATATGGGCAATATCTGCTACGAGTTCTGGAAGAAAGGGTTTACTGA
- the rfbD gene encoding dTDP-4-dehydrorhamnose reductase: MALGKLPLGERILLTGVTGQVGGELWKTLKSLGDVVAPERATMDLANAGSVRETIRSVRPRWIVNPGAYTAVDKAESEPELAYAINAEAVRVIGEEARALGAGVIHFSTDYVFDGLGNKPYAETDATGPVSVYGASKLAGEKALRDSGAAHMIFRTSWVYGIRGRNFLLTILKLARERETLRIVADQYGAPTWSRDLARMTAHVIGRSEADAQTTGFETATQDASGVYHAAGGGETTWFGFAAEALQLQYEMEPRVRLAAVEAIPTDQYPTPAKRPLNSRLNCSKLTQRFRWTMMDWRNSLREVLAEI, encoded by the coding sequence ATGGCGCTTGGGAAGTTGCCATTGGGGGAGCGGATCCTTTTGACGGGAGTGACGGGCCAAGTCGGTGGTGAGCTATGGAAAACCCTGAAGTCATTGGGAGACGTGGTCGCCCCGGAACGCGCAACGATGGATCTTGCGAATGCGGGATCGGTCCGCGAGACGATTCGGTCAGTACGGCCAAGGTGGATCGTGAATCCCGGAGCCTACACGGCGGTGGATAAAGCGGAGAGCGAGCCGGAGTTGGCGTATGCAATCAATGCCGAGGCCGTCAGAGTAATAGGAGAAGAGGCGCGAGCGCTTGGTGCCGGTGTCATTCACTTCTCTACGGACTATGTTTTCGATGGCTTAGGGAATAAGCCATACGCTGAAACTGATGCGACCGGCCCGGTGAGTGTCTATGGCGCGAGCAAACTTGCCGGAGAGAAGGCGCTTCGTGATAGCGGCGCTGCGCACATGATCTTCCGCACAAGCTGGGTCTACGGAATCCGCGGGAGAAATTTTTTGCTAACGATTCTCAAGTTGGCACGCGAGCGCGAGACGTTACGAATAGTTGCCGATCAGTATGGTGCGCCGACCTGGAGCCGTGATCTGGCAAGGATGACTGCGCATGTGATCGGGCGATCCGAAGCCGACGCGCAGACAACGGGATTCGAGACTGCAACTCAGGACGCGAGTGGGGTGTACCACGCAGCTGGAGGCGGTGAAACTACCTGGTTCGGATTTGCAGCGGAGGCGCTTCAACTGCAGTATGAGATGGAGCCCCGAGTGCGGCTTGCGGCGGTCGAGGCTATACCAACCGATCAATACCCGACTCCTGCGAAACGGCCATTGAACTCGCGGTTGAACTGTAGCAAGCTGACGCAGCGATTCAGATGGACCATGATGGACTGGCGGAACTCGTTGCGAGAGGTACTGGCAGAAATATGA
- a CDS encoding D-glycero-alpha-D-manno-heptose-1,7-bisphosphate 7-phosphatase: protein MKQRALFLDRDGVVNEEVGYLYLAEEVRFVDGIFSLCRTAVGLGYRLIVVTNQAGIARGYYSEADFQALMVFMRGKLREEGIELDAVYFCPFHPEHGVGEYKREHEDRKPGTGMLRRGAAQFRVELSESVMVGDRCSDVAAANAAGLRQAFLVSGTEVDGCAGEHLKVESLTEVERWLVAHG from the coding sequence ATGAAGCAGCGGGCGCTATTTCTCGATCGAGATGGTGTTGTCAATGAAGAGGTGGGATATCTCTATCTAGCTGAAGAGGTAAGGTTTGTCGATGGAATCTTTTCGCTCTGCAGGACCGCCGTAGGGCTTGGATATCGACTGATCGTTGTGACGAATCAGGCGGGCATCGCGCGAGGCTATTATTCGGAGGCCGATTTTCAAGCGCTGATGGTGTTCATGCGCGGAAAGCTTCGTGAGGAAGGTATTGAACTCGATGCTGTTTATTTTTGCCCGTTCCATCCTGAACACGGAGTGGGGGAGTATAAACGCGAGCACGAGGACCGGAAACCGGGCACGGGTATGCTGCGGCGAGGAGCAGCTCAGTTTAGAGTGGAGTTAAGCGAGAGTGTAATGGTGGGGGATCGATGCTCGGATGTGGCGGCTGCTAATGCAGCTGGATTGCGCCAGGCTTTTTTAGTCAGTGGGACTGAGGTTGACGGATGCGCTGGGGAACATCTGAAGGTCGAGTCATTAACAGAGGTGGAACGTTGGCTGGTGGCGCACGGGTAA
- the rfbC gene encoding dTDP-4-dehydrorhamnose 3,5-epimerase, with the protein MRVLETPLRDVKLVQPQRFGDSRGWFSEVFNQSTFAAAGLGAHFVQDNQSFSVKGVLRGLHYQLGKPQGKLIRVLSGHIWDVAVDLRRESPDFGKWAGFHLKAQSSADQLQLLWIPEGFAHGFLVLSDTAEVFYKTTNLYHPAGDRSILWSDPVLAINWPIEALDGIPLSVSPKDALGKHFLDAELPPVEVTHLV; encoded by the coding sequence ATGCGAGTTCTCGAAACGCCTCTACGTGACGTTAAACTAGTTCAACCCCAACGCTTCGGAGATAGTCGCGGTTGGTTTTCAGAGGTATTCAATCAATCAACTTTTGCGGCTGCAGGGTTAGGGGCGCATTTCGTGCAGGACAATCAGTCCTTCTCAGTCAAAGGGGTACTTCGCGGTCTCCACTATCAACTCGGCAAGCCACAGGGCAAGCTCATCCGCGTTCTCTCGGGCCATATCTGGGACGTCGCGGTCGACCTCCGGCGGGAGTCTCCCGACTTTGGGAAATGGGCCGGATTTCACCTGAAAGCCCAATCCTCCGCTGACCAACTGCAGCTCCTCTGGATTCCAGAAGGTTTCGCCCACGGCTTTCTTGTCCTCTCAGACACCGCAGAAGTGTTCTACAAAACCACAAACCTCTACCATCCGGCGGGAGACCGCTCCATCCTCTGGAGCGACCCTGTTCTCGCCATTAATTGGCCTATCGAGGCTCTCGATGGCATTCCTCTCTCGGTCAGTCCCAAGGATGCCCTTGGCAAACACTTTCTGGATGCAGAGCTTCCGCCGGTTGAAGTGACCCACCTTGTCTGA
- a CDS encoding sugar transferase produces MPIVLLLLGFVAATVKLSSPGPVFYSHRRIRKSGAFFSMWKFRTMCINSAEVLEAHLARNPKARAEWNRTHKLRKDPRITPLGLFLRRYSLDELPQLWNVLVGQMSLVGPRPIVAAEVEKYGDCFDCYCRVKPGLTGLWQVSGRSALSYERRVTLDCEYVERWSLMRDLWILMKTFASVVNQDGAY; encoded by the coding sequence ATGCCCATTGTGCTGTTATTGCTGGGTTTTGTGGCCGCAACTGTGAAACTGAGCTCGCCAGGGCCCGTCTTTTATTCGCATCGGCGGATACGCAAAAGTGGGGCTTTTTTTTCTATGTGGAAGTTCCGTACGATGTGTATCAACTCGGCTGAAGTCCTGGAGGCTCATCTGGCGCGAAATCCAAAGGCGCGCGCGGAATGGAACAGAACCCACAAACTTCGTAAAGATCCGAGAATTACACCGCTTGGGCTTTTTCTTCGGCGATATAGCTTGGACGAGTTACCCCAGCTCTGGAATGTGCTCGTTGGGCAAATGAGCCTGGTAGGCCCACGGCCGATTGTAGCTGCTGAAGTAGAGAAGTACGGTGATTGCTTCGATTGCTATTGCAGGGTGAAGCCTGGATTGACGGGGCTTTGGCAGGTATCGGGACGCAGTGCATTGAGTTACGAGAGACGTGTCACACTTGACTGTGAATACGTTGAACGATGGTCGCTCATGAGAGACCTTTGGATCCTGATGAAGACGTTTGCATCAGTAGTTAACCAGGACGGCGCGTATTAA
- a CDS encoding DciA family protein has product MSLEGMRDMLRGSLGKSLHGLQEEDRLAAAWPVACGKAMAERGQVVGFENGIVRIDVNDGAWLRQLISMRRQLAGELSRISGVAVSEIHFEKRNFKR; this is encoded by the coding sequence ATGTCTTTAGAAGGTATGCGGGACATGTTGAGAGGTTCTTTGGGTAAGAGCCTGCATGGGCTCCAGGAGGAGGATAGACTGGCGGCTGCGTGGCCAGTTGCGTGCGGAAAGGCGATGGCGGAGCGGGGGCAGGTCGTAGGATTTGAGAACGGCATAGTTCGAATAGATGTGAACGATGGTGCGTGGCTGCGCCAGTTGATAAGTATGCGTCGACAGCTTGCCGGGGAGTTGTCACGTATTTCAGGTGTAGCTGTGAGCGAGATACACTTCGAGAAGAGGAATTTCAAGCGATGA
- the gatC gene encoding Asp-tRNA(Asn)/Glu-tRNA(Gln) amidotransferase subunit GatC, protein MNEQASVTLDDVRRVAELANLELTAEEEPRMQRDLNAILGHIDQLNELDTSGVPAMAQVSEMLGDTVLDRGEALRMDEVRPSLDRAEVLSAAPETDGRFFKVPKVIER, encoded by the coding sequence ATGAACGAACAGGCCAGCGTAACCTTGGACGATGTGCGGCGGGTCGCAGAGTTGGCGAATCTGGAGCTAACGGCGGAGGAAGAACCAAGGATGCAAAGAGACTTGAACGCCATTCTTGGCCATATCGATCAATTGAATGAGCTGGATACTTCTGGGGTCCCTGCGATGGCACAGGTAAGTGAGATGTTGGGTGACACTGTGCTCGATCGTGGAGAGGCGTTGCGGATGGATGAAGTACGACCGTCGCTCGATAGAGCTGAAGTACTGTCCGCGGCTCCAGAGACCGATGGACGATTTTTCAAGGTTCCGAAGGTGATTGAAAGGTGA
- the gatA gene encoding Asp-tRNA(Asn)/Glu-tRNA(Gln) amidotransferase subunit GatA: MENLTIDAAHKALASGETTATALAALHYDRIASEDREINSFLALSRERAMAQAQKIDEMLAKGAPLPSLAGVPVGIKDVLAMKGAPATAGSLILKGYRPPYDATAVAKLEAAGAVLLGKLNCDEFAMGSSNENSAYGPVLNPKALDRVPGGSSGGSAAAVAANFAVATLGTDTGGSIRQPAAFCGVVGVLPTYGRVSRYGLIAFASSLDRVGPLTKTVRDAATILQVIAGKDVMDATSSTKPVADYVGGLAQPVDGLRVGVPTEYFGDGLDPEIRSAIDGVLAGLKLVGCVVKPVSLPHTKYAIPTYYVIATAEASSNLSRFDGVRFGLRAEEANTLSAMFRKTRDAGFGAEVKRRILLGTYALSAGYYDAYYRKAQQVRTLLTRDFLTAFADVDVLVAPVTPTPAFKLGEKTDDPVQMYLEDIYSVAASLAGICGVSVPCGQTKAGLPIGVQIMSKHFDESTMLRVAQAVETQQYAQRESAI; the protein is encoded by the coding sequence ATGGAGAACCTGACAATCGATGCCGCGCATAAGGCGTTAGCTTCAGGTGAAACGACTGCAACTGCGCTTGCGGCGCTGCACTATGATCGCATCGCCTCTGAGGATAGGGAGATCAATAGCTTTCTGGCGCTAAGTCGGGAGCGGGCGATGGCCCAAGCGCAGAAGATCGACGAGATGCTCGCCAAGGGGGCCCCGTTACCTTCACTGGCGGGTGTTCCAGTGGGGATAAAAGATGTTCTGGCAATGAAGGGAGCTCCGGCGACTGCTGGTTCACTCATTTTGAAAGGGTACCGACCTCCGTATGACGCTACTGCAGTAGCGAAGCTGGAAGCAGCTGGGGCGGTGCTGCTGGGCAAGTTGAATTGCGACGAGTTTGCAATGGGTTCGTCGAACGAAAACTCTGCGTACGGACCGGTGTTGAATCCAAAGGCGTTAGATAGGGTTCCGGGCGGCTCGAGCGGCGGCTCGGCGGCTGCGGTGGCGGCGAATTTTGCAGTAGCGACCCTTGGAACTGATACTGGCGGGTCGATTCGGCAGCCAGCGGCCTTTTGCGGCGTGGTCGGTGTCTTGCCGACGTACGGGAGGGTTAGTCGCTACGGGTTGATTGCATTCGCGTCCTCGCTGGACCGTGTTGGGCCGCTTACAAAAACAGTAAGAGACGCTGCAACTATCTTGCAAGTTATTGCAGGAAAAGATGTTATGGATGCAACCTCATCGACCAAACCGGTGGCTGACTATGTCGGCGGACTGGCGCAACCTGTTGACGGGTTACGGGTCGGCGTGCCGACGGAGTACTTCGGAGATGGCTTGGACCCGGAGATTCGTAGCGCAATTGATGGTGTACTTGCTGGTTTGAAGCTGGTGGGATGCGTGGTAAAGCCGGTCAGTTTACCCCACACCAAATATGCGATTCCGACCTACTACGTCATCGCTACGGCGGAGGCATCGTCGAATCTCTCGAGGTTCGATGGAGTCAGATTCGGGCTGAGGGCGGAAGAGGCGAACACGTTGTCGGCGATGTTTCGGAAGACTCGAGATGCGGGCTTCGGCGCCGAAGTTAAGCGGCGGATTCTGCTGGGTACCTATGCACTGAGCGCGGGTTACTATGACGCCTATTACCGCAAGGCGCAGCAGGTTCGAACTCTTCTCACACGAGACTTTCTGACGGCGTTTGCCGATGTCGATGTGCTCGTGGCTCCGGTAACTCCAACCCCGGCGTTTAAGCTGGGCGAAAAGACGGACGACCCTGTCCAGATGTATCTGGAAGACATTTACTCAGTTGCGGCGAGTCTGGCGGGCATTTGCGGCGTGTCCGTGCCCTGTGGGCAGACGAAGGCAGGATTGCCGATCGGAGTCCAGATTATGAGCAAGCACTTCGATGAATCGACCATGCTTCGAGTAGCGCAGGCCGTAGAGACGCAGCAATATGCGCAACGGGAATCTGCCATCTGA